In Lotus japonicus ecotype B-129 chromosome 5, LjGifu_v1.2, one genomic interval encodes:
- the LOC130716799 gene encoding uncharacterized protein LOC130716799 yields MYLYIWTHRSIDVPISQISSNLLQISQKMDPSDCPFDLAAYIQNSQIEEAYVLNRFRERRRKIREDTAPRSRKYLGRDHTEANQRLIGDYFANEPTYDDAMFRRRYRMQKHIFLRIIGDLSSSDNYFTQRVDAANKQGISPLAKCTTAMRMLAYGVAADAVDEYIKIGGTTTLECLRRFCKGIIRLYEQQYLRAPTQEDLQRILHANDMRGFPGMIGSIDCMHWEWKNCPKAWEGQFTRGDKGTTTVILEAVATYDLWIWHAFFGCPGTLNDINVLDRSPVFDDVEQGKTPAVNFFVNGRPYNMAYYLADGIYPSYPTFVKTIRLPQSEPDKLFAKVQEGCRKDIERAFGVLQARFKIIREPARLWDIDDLSIIMRSCIILHNMIVEDERDSYAQRWTDFEQSGEGGSSTQQPYSTEVLPAFANHVRARSELCDSNVHHELQADLVKHIWAKFGMSQD; encoded by the coding sequence atgtacctatatatatggactcatagatccattgatgtaccaatatcccaaatctcttccaatctacttcaaatttcacaaaaaatggatccatcTGATTGCCCTTTTGATCTTGCAGCATACATTCAAAatagtcaaattgaagaagcttatgtactCAACCGATTTAGAGAGCGTCGAAGAAAAATTCGAGAAGATACTGCACCTCGTAGTAGAAAATATCTCGGTAGAGATCATACAGAGGCAAACCAGAGGCTAATtggcgactactttgccaatgagcctacatatgacgatgcaatgtttcgtcgtcggtaccggatgcaaaaacataTTTTCCTTCGAATCATTggtgacctttcaagtagtgataactacttcacccaacgcgttgatgcagccaataaacaaggtatatcacccttagcaaaatgtaccacagcaatgcgaatgttagcatatggtgtggcagcagatgcggtcgatgagtacatcaaaattggaggtactacaacattggagtgtttacgtagattctgtaaaggaatcatacgattgtatgagcaacagtacctgagagcaccaacccaagaagacctgcaaagaatactacatgctaatgacatgcgggggttcccaggcatgatcgggagtattgactgcatgcactgggagtggaaaaattgtcctaaagcatgggaaggtcaatttactagaggggataagggaaccacaacagttattcttgaagcagttgcaacttatgacctatggatctggcatgccttttttggatgtcctggaacgttgaacgacataaacgttctagatcggtcaccagtgtttgatgacgtggaacagggaaagactccagctgtgaatttctttgtgaatggtcgtccctataatatggcatactatctagccgatggtatctatccttcttatccaactttcgtcaaaacgattagacttcctcaaagtgaacccgataagttatttgcaaaagttcaggagggatgtcggaaggacatcgaacgtgcatttggagttcttcaagctcgttttaaaatcatccgtgaaccagctcgcttgtgggacatagatgacttgagtatcattatgaggtcatgcatcatattacataatatgattgtcgaggatgaacgagattcatatgctcaacgttggaccgattttgagcaatctggggaaggtggatctagtacacagcaaccatactcgaccgaggttttacccgcttttgcaaatcatgtgcgtgctagatccgagttgtgtgattcaaatgttcatcatgaactgcaagcagatctagtgaagcacatctgggcaaagtttggaatgtctcaggattga
- the LOC130718151 gene encoding 17.9 kDa class II heat shock protein gives MDFRLMGLDSPLFHNLHHMMDMSDDTALDNKTHNAPTRTYVRDAKAMAATPADVKENPNSYVFVIDMPGLKSGDIKVQVEDDNVLVITGERKREEEKEGVKYLRMERRVGKFMRKFVLPENANIDAVSAVCQDGVLSVTVQKLPPPEPKKPRTIEVKIA, from the coding sequence ATGGACTTCAGGTTGATGGGTTTGGATTCTCCATTGTTCCACAATCTCCACCACATGATGGACATGTCGGATGACACCGCGTTGGACAATAAGACACACAATGCTCCGACAAGGACTTATGTTCGAGATGCGAAGGCAATGGCGGCAACACCTGCGGACGTGAAAGAGAATCCGAATTCGTACGTTTTCGTGATCGACATGCCGGGGTTGAAATCAGGGGACATTAAGGTTCAGGTGGAAGATGACAATGTGCTTGTGATAACTGGTGAGAGGAAGAgggaggaagagaaagaagggGTTAAGTATTTGAGGATGGAGAGAAGGGTTGGCAAATTCATGCGCAAATTCGTGCTTCCTGAGAATGCCAACATTGATGCTGTTTCTGCTGTGTGCCAAGATGGGGTACTCAGTGTCACTGTGCAGAAATTGCCACCACCTGAGCCTAAGAAGCCAAGGACTATTGAAGTTAAGATTGCTTGA